In Silene latifolia isolate original U9 population chromosome 3, ASM4854445v1, whole genome shotgun sequence, a single window of DNA contains:
- the LOC141649081 gene encoding uncharacterized protein LOC141649081 — MAMEEECSALLLIKMLHKIGDPGSLSIPCVVGGALISRALCNLGASVSVFPLKVAKKIGICDLIPINMTLQLADRSVKVGKYLIPADFVVLDIPEDSHTPINLGRPFLATGGVLIDVRDGRLTFRIDGDKVKFNLPTIVKGPRINQACTVGVIEEVVKAVAKEETEMEEAFQIFLHNEEMKEDHDFDDELERKVEELLPPKVPLKALPPSLKYAFLGEGETYPVKINANISEDQEQKLLKVLKTHKASLGYSIDDIKGLSPNLCMHRINLEEGSQPSVEG; from the coding sequence ATGGCTATGGAGGAAGAGTGTAGTGCTCTACTCCTAATCAAAATGCTACATAAAATTGGTGACCCGGGGAGCTTATCCATTCCTTGTGTGGTTGGTGGTGCTCTAATATCAAGAGCTTTGTGTAATTTGGGGGCAAGTGTAAGTGTGTTTCCCTTAAAGGTTGCCAAGAAAATTGGTATTTGTGATTTAATTCCAATAAAcatgactctccaattggcggataggtctGTCAAAGTTGGAAAGTACTTAATCCCCGCCGACTTTGTCGTCCTCGACATCCCGGAGGATAGCCACACCCCCATCAACCTAGGTAGGCCATTCTTAGCTACCGGAGGAGTGCTAATTGATGTTAGAGATGGGCGGCTAACTTTTAGGATCGACGGTGACAAGGTTAAATTTAACCTTCCTACTATTGTGAAAGGACCAAGGATTAACCAAGCTTGCACGGTTGGAGTGATTGAGGAAGTGGTTAAAGCGGTGGCAAAGGAAGAGACGGAGATGGAGGAGGCATTTCAAATTTTCCTCCACAATGAAGAAATGAAGGAAGACCATGATTTTGATGATGAGCTCGAGAGGAAGGTTGAGGAATTGCTCCCTCCAAAGGTACCACTCAAAGCCCTTCCTCCCTCACTTAAGTATGCTTTTTTAGGTGAGGGAGAGACTTATCCGGTGAAAATCAATGCTAATATTAGTGAGGACCAAGAACAAAAACTCTTAAAGGTTCTTAAAACTCACAAGGCCTCTTTAGGATATAGCATTGATGATATCAAAGGATtgagtccaaatttgtgtatgcACCGCATAAACCTTGAAGAGGGGAGCCAGCCATCGGTTGAGGGTTAA